A single window of Ictalurus furcatus strain D&B chromosome 3, Billie_1.0, whole genome shotgun sequence DNA harbors:
- the LOC128605760 gene encoding mucin-5AC-like, with product MKQLHQQQLINYTGYNKHGTLDSRNNSIYNYSSSNHNNNCSPKHYNPGTKYYRGNNYSYNSTSAPSTTTEEATTTEETTTTLTPAATTEFTTSTVSTTQATTSTGPSTVETTPSTTTPAPTTTSETATTTEETTTATTTTLNTAATTELTTSTVPTTQTTTSTGPTTVETTASTATSAPTSTIQEPTTTTVPTATTELTTSTLSTTEATTSTQPTTEQTTASTTTVASTTTTQEQTTTVETTTATSIPSTTTPTTEQSTTQAATTYETTTSTTTVAPSTTTQEPSTTEETTTATTVLTTAQTELSTTQATTSTGQTTVETTPSTTTPAPTTTIEEATTTAETTTRLTTAAKTEFTTSTVSTTQATTSTGPSTVETSASTATSAPTTTSETATTTEETTTATTTTLNTAATTELPTSTVPTTQTTTSTGPTTVETTASTATSAPTSTIQEATTTTVPTATTELITSTISTTEATTSTTPTIEETTASTTTVAPTTTTQEQTTTVETTTATRSNNYSGNNYKINYCSKNRIYHFHSINYTGYNKHGTLDSRNKCIYSYFSSNHNNTNYTDYNKHRTNDSRNNCIYSYFSSNQYNSGSYNYNSTYSNNRTDH from the exons ATGAAACAACTGCATCAACAGCAACT tatcaactacacaggctacaacaagcacggGACCCTCGACAGTAGAAACAACtccatctacaactactccagctccaaccaCAACAA CAACTGTAGCCCCAAGCACTACAACCCAGGAACCAAGTACTACCGAGGAAACAActacagctacaact CTACTTCAGCTCCATccactacaactgaggaagcaacaactacagaggaaacaactacaaCTTTAACGCCTgcagcaacaacagaatttaccaCTTCCACagtatcaactacacaggctacaacaagcacggGACCCTCGACAGTAGAAACAACtccatctacaactactccagctccaaccaCAACAAGTGAGacagcaacaactacagaggaaacaaccacagctacaactacaactttaaatacagcagcaacaacagaattaACCACTTCCACAGTACCAACTACACAgactacaacaagcacaggaccaacgacagtagaaacaactgcatctacagctacttcagctccaaccagtACAATTCAGGAACCTACAACTACAACAGTACCgacagcaacaacagaactgacCACTAGCACTCTATCCACAACAGaagctacaacaagcacacagccaacaactgaacaaacaactgcatctacaacaactgtagcctCAACCACTACAACTCaggaacaaacaacaacagtggaaacaaccacagctacaagtaTACCATCAactacaacaccaacaacagaacaatcaactacacaggctgcAACCACATATGAAACAACTACATcaacaacaactgtagccccaagCACTACAACCCAGGAACCTAGTACTACCGAGGAAACAActacagctacaactgtactgacaacagcacaaacagaactatcaactacacaggctacaacaagcacaggacaaacaacagtagaaacaactccatctacaactactccagctccaaccaCTACAattgaggaagcaacaactacagcGGAAACAACTACAAGATTAACTACTGcagcaaaaacagaatttaCCACTTCCACagtatcaactacacaggctacaacaagcacggGACCCTCGACAGTAGAAACAAGTGCATCTACAGCTACTTCAGCTCCAACCACAACAAGTGAGacagcaacaactacagaggaaacaaccacagctacaactacaactttaaatacagcagcaacaacagaattaCCCACTTCCACAGTACCAACTACACAgactacaacaagcacaggaccaacgacagtagaaacaactgcatctacagctacttcagctccaaccagtACAATTCAGGAAGCTACAACTACAACAGTAcctacagcaacaacagaactgatCACTAGCACTATATCCACAACAGaagctacaacaagcacaaCCCCAACAATagaagaaacaactgcatctacaacaactgtagccccaaccacTACAACTCaggaacaaacaacaacagtggaaacaaccacagctacaa gaagcaacaactacagcGGAAACAACTACAAGATTAACTACTGcagcaaaaacagaatttaCCACTTCCACagtatcaactacacaggctacaacaagcacggGACCCTCGACAGTAGAAACAAGTGCATCTACAGCTACTTCAGCTCCAACCACAACAA TACCAACTACACAgactacaacaagcacaggacGAAcgacagtagaaacaactgcatctacagctacttcagctccaaccagtACAATTCAGGAAGCTACAACTACAACAGTAcctacagcaacaacagaactgatCACTAG